TGGTCACTTAAGTGCATAAGATTTCTGTTGCATCAAGGGTTGGCTTTTAGGGGTCATGATGAAACAAAGGATTCACTCAACAAGGGgaatttttgggaaattttagCATGGCTAGCAGGAAACTTTGAAGAggttaatctggtggtactagAGAATGCACCACAAAACTGTCAGATGATAGATCACAAGATCCAGAAACAACTCATTGATGCTTGTGCTCATGAAACAACTAAATTTATCATTGACGAACTTGGTGATGAGTGTTTTGCAATTCTTGCTGATGAGTCAAGTGATGCATACCTACTGGAACAATTGGCTCTTTGTTTGCATTTTGTCAataaaaaaggagaaccagtTGAGCGGTTTCTAGGTCTTGTCCAAGTTGAAGATACTACATCATTGATCCTTAAAGAAGCAATTCAATCCTTGCTTATCAAATATCAATTGCCCCTATCCAAGGTACGTGGTCAAGGGTATGATGGAGCTAGTAATATGAAGGGTCATgttaatggtttgaagaaactaattatggaagagtccccttctgcttattatgttcattgcttCGCCCATCAACTTCAACTAACACTTGTAGCAGTTGCTAAGGAGAATACTGATTGTGATTGGTTCTTTGGGCAACTTGCTTATTTGTTGAATGTTCTAGGGATGTTTTGTAAAAAGATCTGCATGCTTCGCATTGCTCAAGCTGAATACATGATTGAAGCATTGAAATTGGGTGAAATTGAAACCGGGCAAGGATTGAATCAAGAGATGGGCTTAGCAAGGCCAGGTGATACACGATGGGGATCTCACTACAGAACTGTAATGCATGTTATGTTCTTGTATCCTTCAATCAAGAAAGTTCTCTTTAGGATTGGGAATGAAAGTAAAGGGGCTAAGGCTAATGGAGCTCAAACTATGCTCATAGTATTTAAgtcctttgagtttgtttttctgctacacttgatgaatgaaatatttggatacaCAAATGACTTGTGCAATGCTTTGAAGATATCGTAAATGCAATGGATCTTCTGGAGTTCACAAAGGTAGAACTGGATGTTTTGAGACAAGATTCTGGATGGTAAGAATTCCTTACCAAggtcacttctttttgtgagAAGCACAATGTTAAAGTTGTTGACATGAATGGGAAGTATATTCCTATGCAAAGATCAAGGCAGTTCTACAGAGGTGCTATTAATTATCACCGGTtcatgctgatatgtttttgggtgtcattgatagacaagttcaagagctcaataataggtttgatgaggtaaacacaaagctacttagatgcatggcatcattcagtccagccaattccttttctgcttttaatgttgagaacttggttaagcttgcTGGGTTCTATCCACATGACTTTAAATTTCAAGAAATACACCAGCTTCATTTTCAGTTGCACCACTATATCAATGATGTCagaaatgatgaaaacttcaaaaatttgagaagtctagcaaagttgtctatgatgctagttaaacaaggaaaggtttctcggtatgaaattgtttataaACTTCTCAAATTGGTGCTAGTTCTCCCTGTTGCAACGGCTGGTGTTGAGAGGGTCTTttctataatgaatttgataaagaacaagagaagaagtaagatggggcagaaatatttgaatggttgCTTGGTCACATTTATTGAAAGGGAATTCTTCATGCAAGCTAAGGATAAGGACATCATCGCTCATTTTCAAAGCATGGCAGAACGGAAAGTTGTCCTatagcttgtaagttgtaatctttgttaccattttgctgttttagcctctatttattccacatgttgccactttgatatgttgatcattagtagctAGACAATTTCAAtttgtgatcaattttattaatcaatgatgctacCACTTAATTCTGTGTTATGAAACTATAATTTATTCtgtcaaattttttttcttgccatctccaattttgaatacccatagtcCAGATCCTGCGCCCGCCTCTGTAGGgtcgtactccctccgttccaaattgtaggttgtttgggtatttctaaatttataaattttgctatACACCTAGGTATACatttatgtctagatatatagtaaaagtTTTGAATGTAGAAATgtcaaaacaatctacaatttgaaacggacgAGTATAATATATTCTCGGAGATGCTGGTACTACTCGTGTGATATAGTATACTACTTGAGATGTTGACAACGCTGATCCACGTGAGGAGAGTAATCTAGTGCAAATCCATTATAATTACTAAGTATACGTGACATTTTCCTAACTCCTACTAGCTCGCTACCACTCTATAAGTACATCCTGCTTCCTTCCATTCTTCTGCACAGCTACAACAGGCAACAAACTAAGTACACAAAATTGAAGCCACTTCTTCCCTGAGACCACCCATCATGGCTGGAGTTGTAGTGCTAACCGGCAGGCAAAATTAATTTACTAAGAAAAGATCCAGCTTGATTCGACAGAGTATGCGAACAATTTCCCTCCCTGATGAGGCCAGCAACGGGATGCTGAATTCCGTGTTCATCGCTGCTCCAAATGGCACATACGTTGGCCCCAAACGTTAGGAACCTCTGATACAAGATAGGTAccacttgttccaaagaaattGTTCACATACTCTGTTGAATCAAGCTGGATCAAACTGGGCCTGTGCTGCTGGCTGGCTGCTGGAACTGTGGGCCGTGGGCCTGTTCGACTTGCAAACAATAATGAAACAAACACAACCTATTTTTCCTCCTGCTCCTTCTCgactctccctctccctctctctctctctctctctctctctctctctcggtcgGTTTCGGCCTTCCTTTCCTAGCGGCGACGACAGGGCGAGTGGCGCCGCCGTTGCCAgttcttcgccggcgacgagcatccGACAGGGGTATGCCCGCccattcccttcccttcccttcctgctatttgtattcggatctgaccatgtCCTGTACTGTGTACGTCCCTGCTTCCCATCTGCGCCCAAGTAGCCTGCACGCCTGATTCTTGTGCGGGGAGAGGAGACCATGGCTCCAGTGGATACCTCGCGGAGCGATCCTAGGAGGCCGGAGAGAGGTGGTGGCATCGACCAAAAGCGCAGTAAGCCCAAGCCACGATATGATGTAAGGGAACAACCACTTGCCTAACAGTTAATTTCTTTGTCAGTTTGGTCGTTCATGTTGATAACTGCTGGGCTGTGGGACTTGCATGAAAATCTCTAGGTATTGATTTGATTAGTGGACTTTCCTCTGGCTTTGTTGTGCGGAATTGTTCATAGCGGAAGCACACGTGCAGGGTTTCTAGTTGCTGCATTAGATTGGCACTGGCTTAAGAAAAAGAATTAGTTCACCGTTTTATATGTTCATTTTCTTCTGGTGTAGTTTGTTTAGTTCACAAAGTTAATGTGAATCTGCTCTTTTTGCAGGGAGATGATTTTTGTGCAATATGTGACAATGGTGGTGATGTAACTTGGTAGGTTTATATTGCTCGTCTCCTTTATGTGCAATTATGATAATTTACTATGTTTCCCAAAGAATTGTTAACAATTGAAAATCTGACCAACTCTATTATCCACTTTCTTTCATTGAATACTCCCACGGTTTCAAGATAATATCAGAGCAGTCTTCAAAAACCTAAACTTGAACCATTAGTTTCTCTTGCGGTACATTGTTTGTAACAAAATCATGACTGTAGGAAAGTAGTTTAGAATATGTGTCTAGTGTTTTCGTTTTTGTATCACAAAACCTACTTTAAATCATGAATCTAGAATCTTGAAATGTACATGCACCATACTCTATTATTGGGCCAGGCCTTCTTCAGACCAAAATTTTCAATCTCGCCATATGCTTCTAACAACATTTGTAATGATAGAATTTGACTCACCAAATAAACAAATGATCTCCTTTTGTGTTGTACAAAGAAAGAGGGTGAACATCAAACAAGACATTTACTTCTGATTTTCGTGCTAGCATTGCACTCAGGATATTTGTGCAGGCACAAGCTAAATCTACTGATTCACACTTACGTGTCTTCAATGTGATGCAAGTAGTTAGGTGAACAATTTGTTTCCGAGAACAAgattgggcctgttcgctttagcttataagccggctgaaaagctgaaacggttgattttttgtgagaggaaaacactgtttggtggctgataagccggctaaataagctgaagcgaacaggccgaatcATATATTCTGTTATATATCGTGCTATGTTCAAACAATGCTAAATCAGCATTACAGtttccttttttcttccttgcaaaccttttagtcccaagcaagtcGGGGGTAGGCTCGAGATAAAACCCTACAGTGTGACACAATCCCACATTTCCACCAGCTGTCCGATTTCTGTATATCATTGATAAACCTAAACAATGCACAATAAATAGTCTATAATGTCCAGATTCTAGAATGTGACATGAACCTCTAAACATTACCAACTCAACTGCATTGATGTTACAAAATTTCTCATATTTGCTAAGATCAATTATAAAATTTCTGGAGCAACACAAGAGTTAAATCCTTGTTCCATGCTTCATGCGAATGTCTCTTCTTACCTTACTTTTTTTTAGCTGTGATGGTGGATGCCAGAGGTCTTTCCACCTGACCGATGAAAACAGTGAACGATCTAGGTGCAGATTAATCCTTGGGCTAACCAAAGAACAGGCAGAGGTATCTATTGAGTTGCCTATTACTTTAAATTTGCATCTGCTTTTGTATGTCTAAAATTGACATAGTGATATTTTTCCATTGATAATTCAGATGATCCTTGCTGCTGATGATAAAGATTTTATATGCAAGAACTGCAAGTATAAGCAGCATCAATGTTTTGCTTGTGGAGAGTTGGAATCTTCAGACTTGTCATCTGAACCTAAGGTAGGCCTGCCAGAATCCTGCTTCTAGAGTTATCCTGTTTCTTCGAGAGTTTTGTacttaatttattttgaaagaTTTGAAGAAATGGCAAACAGTATTGCTTAGAGATtaggtaaaagaaagaaaggaaacttTTCTTTTGGTATAGGAAAAGAATGCACATATGCTTAAAATGTTCAAGAAATTCCTTTACCTGCATGTTCTCATTTGAATATATTTAAATCTTTGCCTTTCTGCTTGACTTGTCAGGTATTCCAATGTGAGGTTGATGATTGTGGGCGCTTTTACCACCCTAAATGTGTTGCTAAACTGCTCTACCCGGAAAGCAAACTCGAGGCCTCATTTTTCGCTGTCCAAGTTGCAGCCAGAGAAAAATTCACTTGTCCTATTCATGAATGTATTGTGTGCAAGGGAGTGGAGAACAAGAATCATAGGAACATGCAATTTGCAGTATGCAGACGCTGCCCAACTACATACCACCGGAAGTGCTTGCCAAGGTTTTCCTTCATACTCCTGTCCCTTTCTTGTTATGTTCTATTGGTGAAAACaggattttcttttccttacAGTTCATACATTTTTTCCAGTAACATCCCCTTTGAAACGAAGAAAGGTCCCAATGGCTACATGCAAAGGGCGTGGGATGAGTGGGAGGGACCAGATGGACATGTTATTCCTCGTGATCGTATTTTGATCTACTGCACGTGTGTTTATTTGCGCACCTTGCTTCCGGTTGGCTATTGTCATCAGCTACCACTCCAGATTTATTGTGTTTGTTGAAATCTTTTGCAGGAAGCATGAGATCATAAAAAAGTTAGGAACTCCCAAGAGGAATCACATCATCTTTCCAGATGTCAAAAAACTCCGTGTACCCAAAAGGCTTGTAGATCCACCTAATGAAAAAGGTATACCTGAGGAAGAAGTGCTCAAGAACGCCTCACCTGAACCATCTCAATCTCCCCCGGCAGTTGCAAGTGATCGGAATCAGTGCTCCTGTTCTGGGCCCTTCGACTCATTTGCACCAGAATCCTTGTTTAGGCATCCATATCCAGGAACTTGTGGTTGGCTTGGTGACTGACCATCTGGCATCCCTCACCCTCCCTTATTAATAAACCTAACAGTAATATGTTCTTTGCAAAGTGCATGTAAATGAGTAGCTTGCACATGCTTCAGACTACCTGTTCTTTCTGTTGGATTAGTTTGGAAAGTTAGTGTGACATCTTGTGGAACTAGATTGCCATAAGCTCAATGATTGTGCCGCAAGCTAAAGATCCTGGTTATGACTTAGAATCAGAGGTTTTCAGATATTTTTATAAATGCTCATATGATGGCAAGACTGTAATGTGTCATTTTTATTTGGCAAGCCTTTCAAGATACAACCCTGCCTACCTGCCAATAATCACTGTGCTGTATGATCAATGAGAAACATCTGATCATATCCTTTCTCAATGCTCGTTGACGATATTGCCTTGCTGTTGTGTGGTACAAGCTTTAGGCTGGAGGAGCTATCCCTCAGTCTATCGCGAATTTGATTTCTGATTGGTTTACTACTTTCCTAGAAATTTAGGATTTACAATCCAGTGTTACTGCAGCTCTGGCAGGTAAGGGCTACGGAGAAAGAAGTTCTCACATCAGCAGAAATGGTGGTTGCTGCAGTAGCGAGAACATTGTTGTTGTGGCCTTGTGGGTGGGTAACAGAGGGGTGtgtttttaatcttttttttttttggtgcacAAGAAGTTGAAGGAATCGTGTTGCAAACTAGTGGTTGAAAGACTACATGAAGAAAACCGAATCTAATAATAGGTAACCTGGTGACCTAGCCTGATGTAACGAACTAGTTTGGTGCACTTTCAATGAAAGCGTGGATGCACTGATGCCTTGTCAAAAATCTTGAGCAAAATGATGTGAAGTGCTGCAAATTTCTTCAATGTTACGTGAACAGCAAAACAGTAGGATGGGGGACTATTACTCCTCCAATAAGACAATAACACATGATGTTTCAGGCGAAAAAAAAagcttgttttccttttctgaaGCCACGTGTATTGTCAACTGGAATTAGTAACTTATTTCTTTACTATTTGTAAAGCACGCAAGCATTCTGTCactaatttttttgtttggtccaATTCTTAGTCACTTTAGCTCAATAACTCTGAGTATTGAACGGTAAATATTGACTGGTGGACCCTTAGTCACTTTAGCTCAATAACATATCGAACGTTGATGAACTAATTTTGATTGCGGTATGCCACTTCTATGCTACATAGTTATACttcaaaaaaaacaattttTTGGCATAGTTCCATTAGTCAAGATCAACGGTGACGAGTAAATGAAGAGAGGGAGTATTGATGAACTGAttcagctttttttttctttttttgaaactttaaaccggcaggagcactgccatatCATGTAAAAAAGGAATAGAGAGTTCAAAGGTTACATTAAGCCGATTACATATTCAATATTAAGCTCACAACTTAGTGAGTGCAGTACAATAAACATTTAAACTATGTAAGAGCCGGAGCTCCACAAGCACGTTGTCGAAGGCCAATTTCTTCCTTGATGAAGGTGGCAACTGTCTGAGGCGTTGCTAGGACTCCTCTGAAAATCCTTCTGTTTCTTTCATTCCAAAGATTCCAACATGTGTAGATCATCACCGCCGCCAAcgatcttcttttttcttttggcgCCTCTTGTAATGTTCGGCGCCACCATTCCTGTATATCGTCATCTGTCCGCGGCAAAGGGACCATTTGATTTGTCCAAGAGCGAATTAGTTGCCAGACTTGTATTGCAAAAGGGCACTGGATGCACAGATGGACTGCCGTTTCAGGTGCTCCCTGGCACAGAGAACAAACATGATTGCATGGCCAATTTCTTGAGATCAGTCGAACTGCAATGAGAATTCTACTTTGTAACAAAAGCCAGGCAAAGAACCTATGCTTTCCCTCAGCTTGTGCCTTCCAAATTGCTTTGGCCTGGAAGCTGCAAAAGGACCCCTTAAACTGAATGGCATAAGCTGATTTGGCACTGTAGTTTCCTGATTGTGTCCACTTCCACGCAATGTCATCCTGACTATCATTGAGGCTTATGTCCTGCAGCAACCCCCAGAGGTTTACAAACTCGGCAAATTCAGCAGCAGTACTCATCTTCCGTAGCCCCCTCATCCAATTGAAATCAATCAATTCCTCGCTGACCTTCCTGTGTTTTCTCCAAGCCAACTTGTATAAACTTGGTGCAAGATCTCGTGATGCCTGCTCATTCAGCCATGAAGAGCCCCAAAATTCCGCCTTCTGTCCATTTCCAAGATGTACTACCGTACTGGCTTGAAATAGTTGGAGGTACAATTCATTTACAGGTGCTTCATTCCCAACCCAAGGCCGATCTGGTTCTTTCCACTGAAACCACACCCATTTTAGCCTCAAAGCTCTACTGAATCTTTCCAGATCAAGAGTGCCAAGCCCTCCATATTCTTTAGGTCTCTGAACATTTTCCCATTTGACCAGGCAATAACCCCATTAATTTCAGGTTCTCCCTTCCAGAGGAAGATCAGCTTTTTTTTTCGAGCTTGTCAAATTATAAACCTAATATTATTTCATCCATTTCTGCTTCTCGACAGGTCTTTTGGGTCTCGCAAAGAGTCATATCCTTAAGAAATTCTCGATTTTTGACTCAAATTTAGACCCAAATCTTCAGAGGGATTCGAATCCTACACCTGGTTCCATTTCCCAAAcaggccataaaatccaaccgGTTAATCTTCCTCGAATCCTCGTCCAGGACAGCTGTACAGAGACGTACAGGCGGCGTTTCACAAACAGTGTCcatccactgccgccgccgagaGCTCTTTCTCTCTCGCGCGCGCCATCCGGATGCACGGAATGGAGCATCCCGGATGTTGATTCCATCCCTTGCTGGTAAGGAATCCTGCTCGAATGGATCTTTGCTGCGAACAATCGTGTCCAAATCTCCCTTTCTCCGCACCTGTTAGTGCCGCAATTCTTCACCATGGTTGGGGTTCGATTCGATTAGGACCGTCGCTGATCCGCGGGTAGATGCTGCTGCCGTGCCGTCGATCGATCTCAGCTGATGCCATAGGTTTTGTGGATCCATGTGCGGGTGCATTTTGTTTTCCAAAACTTAGAATTGGGGGTTTAGCCGTGGATGGATGCCCCCAGCAGCGCAATGCAGTGTAGCGAGCGGTGGTTGGTTCTGATGATTCTTGTTGGCTTAGCAGAAATTTGTTGTCTTTCGTGGATTGAGGAGAAACAAGCTGGGGTCTCATCGGTCCGTCAGTAGCTCTTACTGGGAACGAGTTCATGTTCTTGGCATCACACCTGCCTGCCTGATAAATGGATTGTGAGGGGAGACAAGCTATGGATGGAGTAGAGAACTCAGGCCGTGTGCGCCAGACACCAAGAAGAGCACGTGACGTCAAGTGGAAGAGCAAGAAGAAGCGCAAGGCGCGACCTGAAGATGTAAATGAGCTCACAAACCTgctatttttgtttcttctgtTTATTATTTGGGGAAATAGGTTATGTAGCAGCAGAAGGTTCCGGTTCGCTTTAATGCAACTGAAGCGTGGCGCTGTATTGATTAGGCAGTTTTGCTTGTTCAGCTGGGTATGAGCAAAATGTAGCTAATCAATCTGGAAAAGTGATTTTCCCAAATTCGTCATGTCTCTTGGACGGAGTATTTGCAGATTTCGGTGCGATCACGTTGTGCAGTGAACTTGTCTCTCTTGTTGTGATTTAGATATAACAGCTAGGACAGAAAGGTTGAACTTTTAATAGCCATACTAGATTGACAATGGATTAGGAAAGGAAAAGGTGTATTACTATGCATCAGTGAACATAAAGCACAGTTGTGTTCTTCATGCAAACATTTAGATTCTGATTTTCCTGAACCGTACAAAGTTATGGAGTACCAGTTGTGGGCCTGTGGCTCCATGTCCCGTTACCGGTTGGTAAATATCTGCAAGATGCTACAAATCCTAAGGTAATGTTCTCACATGTTTGGTTATTATGTTTACTGGAGGTGGCTAATTATGTGGTTTGTGGTCCCTATCTCTATGGACACGATGAACTTTTCACCTTGTTCTAAGTTGACTTGAATGCCTCCAGACTAGTTGCTAATTACATAGTTTGTAGACTGCCATGTCTGGTCTGTTCAGTAAAAGTAATT
This sequence is a window from Setaria italica strain Yugu1 chromosome III, Setaria_italica_v2.0, whole genome shotgun sequence. Protein-coding genes within it:
- the LOC101767152 gene encoding protein ENHANCED DOWNY MILDEW 2, whose amino-acid sequence is MAPVDTSRSDPRRPERGGGIDQKRSKPKPRYDGDDFCAICDNGGDVTCCDGGCQRSFHLTDENSERSRCRLILGLTKEQAEMILAADDKDFICKNCKYKQHQCFACGELESSDLSSEPKVFQCEVDDCGRFYHPKCVAKLLYPESKLEASFFAVQVAAREKFTCPIHECIVCKGVENKNHRNMQFAVCRRCPTTYHRKCLPSNIPFETKKGPNGYMQRAWDEWEGPDGHVIPRDRILIYCTKHEIIKKLGTPKRNHIIFPDVKKLRVPKRLVDPPNEKGIPEEEVLKNASPEPSQSPPAVASDRNQCSCSGPFDSFAPESLFRHPYPGTCGWLGD